GAATTGTAATGTAGGTTCAGGTCTTAGCTCCTATTTCTGTCAATTTAGTAAGAAACTAGAAAAGCAGtcagccagcagctgctggaagagggaagaaTGCTGAGAGGCTTTTTGTTGATCTGACAAGCAATGTTTGAGCACTGGGGCAAGACGTCTGGTTTGATTTGCTTCTCCCCCAACACAGAGAAACACTCCTCTCACACAGCAACCAGCACCACCGCTTCAAACAGCAGTGAAACCAACTTTCCAGCCTCTTCAGATAGCATTTTTATTAAATGCAACAATGAAGGGCAGGAGCCAATTTGGCACTGGGTTGGAGGCAAGAGGAgctggcagaaaggcagaagaacagAATATAATCTGACCCTTCCTCATCTTTCCTCACCCTAGCAGAGACCTCAGCAGCCCCACGTTCCAGCTGCAAACCACATGTGCATACAGTCTGCAAAGTGTTTCTGTACGCTATGTTTCCCTACCTGCCTTTTTAAGATCATTATTTAATACATTCTCTAGGTCATTTCTATGCAGCTTGAATTAATTTGGAAGGAATCCTTTAGGTTTCATAATATTTTCCATGTGGGGGAGCAGATGAAGATTTCCAAATGTTAAGTAGTCATTtgattacatttattttcagaaatgcacaGAGATTGCAGCTATTGCTAAATGAATTAATGCAGTAGTCAAAAAATCGTATACAGTGAACCATGTAATGTCATAAATTGCACTCGTCCATCAACATTGCATAAATCCAAGCAGATACCAGTATTGACACGCACCCTTTTCTCTTATCCCCTTTGTCATCTCTTTATATTACAGTTGCCATCTGACTTTCAGGAAAGAGTCAGCATCCATCTGGAAAAACATGGGTGCAGCCTTTCTGTCCCCTTGTGCCACACTTCTTACGCTGATTCCATACCCACTTGCGTCATTGCCAAAGTACTGGAAAAACCAGATCCAAACAGCCTGTCCTCACATTTGTCAAGCCCATCCACAAGGGATCTTAATTTTCAGGACTCTACTGGAAAACTCGGACAAAGGCCCCAGTACAAGTCAGACATCTACTGTAGTGACACTGCCCTTTACTGCcctgaggaaaggaggagggagaggagacagAGTGTGGACACACAAGTGAAAGACGTGGGGTTCCTCAGGTCCCAGAACTCCACTGACAGCACTGTAGAAGAAGACGGCTTCCACTCCAGCTTCTCTCACGAAGCCTTCCCAGAGTACATTACCTCTTTGCCAACATCCAGCTCCTATTCCAGCTTCAGTGTTACATCCGAGGAAAAGGAGAACGCCCAAGCCAACACAATGACAGCCTCTCAGCAAGCAATCTACATGAGCAACCGAGATGAACTGTTTGAAAGAAAGTCACCTGCAGGTTATGAGCATCAGGGGAGTCCTAGGTTTGTCAAGTCCAAACCTGTGCAGCACATGGAGCTTGCTGATGACAATGAGAACTCACCCACCTTTACTAGGACTCTGCCTCCTTATGCAAACGAGCCTTTTCATTTCTCAGCCATAACACCACAGCAGGCTTTGGCAAATCAGAAAATGAGGAATGAGTGCAGGAGTACCCATCTCTCAGAAGAAGACTTGCCTGGGCGATGGAGGCAATTGAGTGTGGAGGACATTGGTGCATACTCCTACAGGAACACTGACAGGCTATCACCCTGTAGTTTTTCAGAGCAGTACTACAGCAGCCCTATTAAAAAAGGAGACAGTCGAACAAGCCCCATCTATGCTAGTTACAAAGCAGATAGTTGCTCAGAAGTAGATGACATCTGCCAAAGCAGACTTGTGGATTCTTGCTTCCTGAGAACAGACAGTGGCTTGAATATTGACATCAGCACTAGCTGTAAACAGGACAAGTTGTCCacttacaaaacaaaagaatCAAGAGACCAGAAAAATGAAAGGATCACCGTCCAGTTATGCAGTAGTAAAAACATCGAAAGTAGCCCGGTATTGAAAAGAGAATACGTGGACGTGAGCCCCAACAGCTCAGCCGAGTCCCTCAATCAGAGTTCAGTGGAGGCATCAGAAATTCACCAGTCTTCCATGGAACAAGGAAGCCATTCGGGTATacacagcaaacagcagcagttTCAACGGACTGGGAGTACTGGTTTGACTCGGAAGGACAGCCTTACAAAAGCACAATTATACGGCACCCTTCTGAACTAGGCATCTTCCAAAACTgcaataagaaaacaaacagaaggaaacaaacaGCATTTGATACTTCTAGTAAACAATAAGGTTCTAAGAAACAGgattattataaaatatatattcataatgGTACtgtatgtttaaaagaaaaatctcttcaaaAAATGTTATACAGCACTTTTCACTTGACATCCTTTCCACGTGGGAGACTGTCCCCTCCCCTCTTTTATaaacctgaaatatttttataaataaaatggtaTTTATTAGACTATCCTCAGCTATTTGAGCAGAATTCTTTTCCCTTCAAGCaggtttcttatttatttttgtgcatgAGGCCATCTGTGCCTAAACTCTTGGAGGAAAAGGGTAGAATCATGACGGCGGtgacaaaaaaataaatccaccTGATAAAATACCATAAAATGTCATgtgaaaacagaacaaacaagaaCGGTGAATTTGaagaagtatattttttaaagagaatggAATTGTATCTTATTTCATACAAATGTATTTATGAGTGACTAATGTATGCACAAAGTGATAccaatattttgttcttttaatccACTGTGTTTCTGCTTTCCTATTTTCCCTTGTATACTACCTCAAAAGTAATTGAGGGTTTCTTTGTCACATATTTTCTGTAGGCTTGCATTTATATTGTCTAAAATGCATGCAGTGTCATaattaatactgtattttgcaTTACTTAATAAAAGACACCAGTGgagatgttttgattttttctttcattaaaacatGCCCTGGGCAATACGTTTGAATGGGATTGTTCTGTGTAGCATCAGTCCAGCAAAATGCTCATGGTAACTGGAAAAGGGATGCACAAGCAAGATGAAGCACTTCAGCACATTTGTTATCCAGCTCCAATCTCTATcttctttcagaagagaaatCGGTGGATATACTCAAAGCCTCTAGTGCACATCTCTCTGACAGCACCTTCTCTGAGGTTGGGGGACAGGGCAACtaacccacagcttcaggccccTTATTTAGCCAGGTAGCCTGCTCTTACATAGGCAACAGCAAGAAGGCTCTGAAAAAGTTAATGAGTAATGAGCTGCTGTTTTAAATTACTTTCTAAAGCAGTCTCTCTTTATCTGTGAACTAGAGAGCACTGGTTTTCAATCTGTGGCCTCTGGGAGTATAAGGTCCTGCTTTGCATTTACCTGTGAAAggcaaataaggaaaataaaCCCATTATCAATTCACTAGGCAGCACTCtgcagactgaagaaaaaaaatgaaaacaaacaaaataaatacttgaaTACTTGTGACTTATGTGCCTCCTACATTGCATACATACTTGACACGACCCTGACTTTCCCAGACAAAGGCCTTCAGGACTGTTACCTTCCACATTTGCACCTTTTTTCTCTATGTGCAGTTTGGTATTTCTAACATACAGAGTTTTTTTAAGTTATAAGGAGAACTTGGACTCCTGTAGCCAACGGGAGTTTCACCACTTGGCTCCAAAAAGTCATAGTTTTACCTGTGGTTTCCGATTTCCTCCTTAGAATTTTCCATTTCTCACCATTTCACCACCGAGGAGTGCACCTCCTGCCAAGCACCagaagaaagagagcaaaaggagaagcagaggaaaacaaaaagagaaaaagggaaatccTGTGGATTTCCCTCTTGGCTACAGTATCACTGCTCAGTTAGGGGCAGAATACAGCAATAAATCTTTAATAAATCTTTAAAGTTGTATCCATTGATGACAAATCCTGTATTTGAAGTACTGACTCTTACAGGCTCATGTATGGAAGAAACTTTACTTAGTGCAATATGTGGTAATAATCAGTGAGATCACTGCAAAAATTTAAATAGTTCCTTCTGATACAGCTAAAAGGATGACCTAATATTTGTTACATcctcagaaaaatatattttttctgatgaCTCTCTAAAAACAATCATCTGATAAGTTACTATGAACCAGTACATCAGAATTACTCAATTCCCACCTAAGTATCTTAAAACCTGAAGCCAGAGATTCAATGCAGTTGGCAGCAACTCCCACTGCTCTTTGTATTCTTCATGGATAATACAAAAATCTGACCGTTTTTAATGTATGTAAGTACTTGCTGGGCTGTTTTGAAACAGTTCTTCAGAGATCTATGGAAGTACTGTGGAGAACAATGGTAGCTAATAGCATCACACAAGTAAGCCACAACATAAAGCCAAGGTGAGGCTTACTTCAGTGCAAAAGCTATTACTCACTTCATGTTTCTATGCTGCCATGTTTACTTGCACTGGGTAGCAGGTCATGCCACAAATAATTCCGTTGAAGTTCACAAAAAAATCACATAGAATAAAGTTCCCCAGGGCCAACTGTTTCTAACAGAATCTGACCTGCAGTAAATAAACTTGGAGATCCAAAAAAGCCATTATCTCCTCTTGAAAAGACTAAGATAAAAagcagatggggggaaaaaaaaaatcttactgttgACTCATTGAGGTATATAAGATTTAGACAATCTCTAAGACcaaacattcatttttctgttcaatAATACTAGGATTTGGCATTCAAGAGGTGAAAGTTACCTTTTACCTTACCTAAGAAAATATGTACGCTACAGAACAATAAATCCTGATATTTACTGAACAAGAGAACAGTATCAGATTAATCTTTTTATATTATCATTTGTCATTTGACACTAAACTGCTATTTTGGCAATTATACAAAATTAAGTTTCTGCAAGATATTACATATCTGATTATTTAATATCCTGTTCTATTATGTTCTTTCATTCCACACAAGTTCAAAATCTACTTCTATGCTTCACCCAGCTCATTTTCCCACACTATGTGTACTGATATGTAGACTGAAACTGGCCTTTTCAAGCAATTAGTAGTTTTTTTGTGGTAAATAGGCTATAGTGCTGTaacttatttttctgtaacaaGTTCTGTTACAGAACAATATGTAACCCTGTAACAAATTTCCACTGAATTGATCAAAATAGCTAGAAAAATTACTCAATTTTAATGTGTTGCATATTTCAAATTTCTCTTCAATCTGAATAACTGATGGTAAGTTTGCACATTTTCaatgaacatgagaaaaaaggtCTTCATAGTTCACTCAAAATTTCACTCAGGTTCACCAATTTGAccattgttcattttattttttccaaaccaAAAAGAACTTTGAAAGGTTATAACAAAGAATTTCCTCATTTTTTGGCAAATTGTTTTTGATTTCGTGAGACAACCACACAGAGACCTGGGGTATGAGAGAGAGACTCATTTTTTTCACAatagatactgtttttctttgcattgttgtttttatatttttgcatATGTTCAATTTCTACACTGGGATTAAAGCAACCAGAAAATTCTGTCACCAAATAGATTTTTGGAATATGTGGTTGGAGATACTTAAAACCAACTACCCAGTTTTTTTCACTTGGTCTCTCTGGACTAAGCTCTCAACTTACTGTGGTGCACTGTGACTTTAGGAGGGCTCTGTTGTATCACCAGACAAGGTATTCAGCCCAAGTACAGATTTAATAGAAACTGAAGTTTTAGGAGACTGAATGTGGTTAAATTATACAAAATAGTAGAGGCTGGAAGAGCAAATGAATAATATCCTCTTCAGAATGAAAAGACTCTGTGACCAAATGGGTGGTAGGCCTGACCGCTACAGCATTTCTCAGAGTACTTATCTTCTCAAGGACATTAATAATGGAGGGCAATATCTAAAACATTGTCCTCAGAACATCTCCATCAACATTTCCATCTTTCATTCATGCAAATAGTTTGATGGACTCGTTGTTATTCTTCTGTCCAGAAATACAGAACTCACCATTCCTGTGGCTGAGAGTTTGCCTTGAAATAGCTTTTCCCAATGACAGAAAAGCCTAATTTTCTCCCAAGCATTATAAAATTGCTGATATATCTCCACATGGCCAGGAAACCTCTCTATATCTATTCCAAAGGACTTCTGAAGTATTCAGATTCTCTATCAAGGCTTGTGAGTACATAGagcaggattttttgttttgattaattatttcatttgccaAGAGTAAGAACAGAAAGGGTGATGAAAATAAGTGGCAAGTCCTCAACAGTGCAATGAAGCAGAagatgaaaaatgtcattttaatgaaTGAAAACTGAAACCAAAATGTAAATGACACAGAACACTGATCAGGGAAAAACAAAGGAATAGATTGTCGTGAGGCACACCAAAtcatattaaaatagaaaagaataaaaaaagatacCTGCGAAACAGGATATAACTTGCTAAGAAAAATAATGCTGCCTAAGCATTATGAACTCATGAAgagcaaatgcattttttcagatGCAAAAATATTCTCTCATCCCAAGTTAAGGCTAAAAATCAAAAT
This window of the Dromaius novaehollandiae isolate bDroNov1 chromosome 5, bDroNov1.hap1, whole genome shotgun sequence genome carries:
- the BEGAIN gene encoding brain-enriched guanylate kinase-associated protein, with the protein product MNSYSKHCSSSEDSFELQGSTRSEAKSFVKSKNKDEGYRPHRSKHCQKGGEKTHGLEHSSLYPAEWGNTGQKLQRQKKTHKKSSSSASDLSVVSQGSSSSLSVVEEKIEAKLKFSQFINEVTFRVLDPMSLRAYRAAKLKNTFPSGVRSLDDLRIKRKSPEGWKENILDGKTHREIESLRSDDTVAGARTRKLEKSLSLDTSPSLGSFGNGASSRTRSGLPVEILISQSKEMPARKSASLPRSTSMASAAEMEKIRVRNSWVPTCLWQPRILQGRLAKSSPTLWDSTLQEQKGELRKRLSYTTHKLEMLETEFDSTRQYLEIELRRAQEELEKVTEKLRRQVITPLKTSHTGNPKCFTRIQNNYLALQRINQDLEDKLYRMGQHYEEEKRALSHEIIALNNHLIEAKVTIDKLSEDNELYRKDCNLAAQLLQCSKNYDRAHKLSELPSDFQERVSIHLEKHGCSLSVPLCHTSYADSIPTCVIAKVLEKPDPNSLSSHLSSPSTRDLNFQDSTGKLGQRPQYKSDIYCSDTALYCPEERRRERRQSVDTQVKDVGFLRSQNSTDSTVEEDGFHSSFSHEAFPEYITSLPTSSSYSSFSVTSEEKENAQANTMTASQQAIYMSNRDELFERKSPAGYEHQGSPRFVKSKPVQHMELADDNENSPTFTRTLPPYANEPFHFSAITPQQALANQKMRNECRSTHLSEEDLPGRWRQLSVEDIGAYSYRNTDRLSPCSFSEQYYSSPIKKGDSRTSPIYASYKADSCSEVDDICQSRLVDSCFLRTDSGLNIDISTSCKQDKLSTYKTKESRDQKNERITVQLCSSKNIESSPVLKREYVDVSPNSSAESLNQSSVEASEIHQSSMEQGSHSGIHSKQQQFQRTGSTGLTRKDSLTKAQLYGTLLN